One stretch of Planococcus sp. PAMC 21323 DNA includes these proteins:
- a CDS encoding B3/B4 domain-containing protein, protein MKLTIDPQINEILGDFKIGVIHYNNITVSDSPQMLKGRLQLFQEQLFFELEDKEFTDFPGLLEWQLIWKALGADPSRYRPSAEALYRRIKKQNYLSVVDSAVDMNSFLSLQYEIPLGLYDADKISGDIEITVGTSTDRFEGLNNRTNTLTGILVSKDDEGAFGSPYVDSKRTAVTEQTKNAVHIFYLRPSMEKDTALQLLTAASNMFTGINGGDAEIYVV, encoded by the coding sequence ATGAAGCTGACAATCGATCCTCAAATAAACGAAATTCTAGGCGATTTTAAAATTGGTGTCATTCATTATAACAATATCACCGTTTCCGATTCACCTCAAATGTTAAAAGGCCGTTTGCAACTTTTTCAGGAACAATTATTTTTTGAGTTGGAAGATAAAGAATTCACAGATTTTCCTGGACTGCTCGAATGGCAACTAATTTGGAAAGCATTAGGTGCCGACCCTAGCCGTTACCGACCATCTGCTGAAGCATTATATCGTCGTATTAAAAAGCAAAATTATTTATCAGTCGTCGATTCTGCTGTCGACATGAATAGTTTTTTGTCGCTACAATACGAAATCCCACTAGGTCTTTACGATGCTGATAAAATTTCAGGTGATATTGAAATCACGGTTGGAACTAGCACAGACCGCTTTGAGGGCTTAAATAACCGCACCAATACATTGACTGGCATTCTCGTATCCAAAGACGATGAAGGTGCGTTCGGTAGCCCTTATGTCGATTCTAAACGGACGGCTGTTACAGAACAGACAAAAAATGCAGTACATATTTTTTATCTGCGTCCTTCTATGGAAAAAGATACAGCTTTGCAGCTGCTAACCGCTGCTTCAAATATGTTTACCGGCATTAACGGCGGAGACGCTGAGATTTATGTAGTTTAA
- the trmL gene encoding tRNA (uridine(34)/cytosine(34)/5-carboxymethylaminomethyluridine(34)-2'-O)-methyltransferase TrmL, whose product MAIHIVLYQPLIPANTGNIARSCAGTGVKLHLIRPLGFSTDDKMLKRAGLDYWEHVDIHYYDGLQELFDRYKDGAFYYITKFGAKTHTSYDYSDREKDHFFVFGQETKGLPKELIEQNPDHCLRIPMNDNIRSLNLSNTASILMYEALRQQDYPGLE is encoded by the coding sequence TTGGCTATTCATATTGTGTTGTACCAACCGCTAATACCAGCGAATACAGGAAATATCGCGCGTTCATGCGCAGGGACAGGTGTAAAGTTACATTTAATACGTCCACTAGGTTTTTCAACAGACGATAAAATGTTGAAACGTGCCGGACTTGATTATTGGGAGCATGTCGATATTCATTATTACGATGGATTGCAGGAGTTGTTTGATCGTTACAAAGACGGAGCATTTTATTATATTACGAAATTTGGTGCAAAAACACATACGTCTTATGATTATTCTGATAGAGAAAAAGACCATTTCTTTGTTTTTGGACAAGAAACAAAAGGATTGCCTAAAGAATTGATTGAACAAAACCCAGATCATTGTTTACGTATTCCGATGAATGACAATATCCGTTCGCTCAATTTATCAAATACGGCATCCATTTTAATGTATGAAGCGTTACGCCAACAAGATTACCCTGGCTTAGAATAA
- the queG gene encoding tRNA epoxyqueuosine(34) reductase QueG produces the protein MNLDQFQKELVAYASDIGIDKIGFASAEPFYSLKHQLIRQQQLNYQSGFEESDVEKRTRPELLLNEAVSIIAIAIAYPSRMKDAPQGVKGARRGIFSRSSWGKDYHAALRERLTLLEAFIASRYPEARMRSMVDTGELSDRAVAERAGIGWSAKNTNIITPEFGSYVYLGEMITNIPFRFDEPMEDQCGDCRLCIDSCPTGAIVEAGQLNAQRCISFLTQTKGFLPDEFRGKIGNRLYGCDTCQTVCPKNKRKANQIHAEFEPDPEIAKPLLLPLLTISNREFKDKFGYVSGSWRGKKPIQRNAILALAHFKETAAIPVLIQLLDSDERPVIRGTAAWAIGKIGTSEGLVALQQAEENEKDREVQEEIQKGLAFFAERSKG, from the coding sequence ATGAATCTTGATCAATTTCAAAAAGAGCTTGTTGCGTATGCCTCGGATATCGGAATTGATAAAATCGGTTTTGCCTCAGCAGAACCTTTTTATAGCTTGAAGCATCAATTGATTCGTCAGCAACAATTAAATTATCAGTCTGGATTTGAAGAGTCAGACGTGGAAAAACGTACGCGACCGGAATTACTATTGAACGAAGCAGTTAGTATTATTGCAATCGCGATCGCCTATCCATCCCGAATGAAGGATGCACCGCAAGGAGTCAAAGGTGCACGGAGAGGAATTTTCTCCCGGTCTTCTTGGGGGAAAGACTATCATGCGGCACTGAGAGAGCGTTTAACGCTATTAGAAGCATTTATCGCTTCACGTTACCCAGAAGCACGAATGCGATCAATGGTGGACACAGGTGAGCTTTCTGACCGTGCAGTAGCAGAACGTGCAGGAATTGGCTGGAGTGCCAAAAACACCAATATTATCACGCCAGAATTTGGTTCATACGTATATCTTGGTGAAATGATTACCAATATTCCATTTCGATTTGATGAGCCAATGGAAGATCAATGCGGCGATTGTCGTCTTTGTATCGATAGCTGTCCAACAGGTGCTATAGTTGAAGCGGGTCAATTAAACGCTCAGCGCTGCATTTCGTTTTTAACGCAAACGAAAGGATTTTTACCAGATGAATTTCGTGGCAAAATCGGCAACCGATTGTATGGCTGCGATACGTGTCAGACGGTTTGTCCAAAAAACAAGCGTAAAGCCAATCAAATTCATGCAGAGTTTGAGCCAGATCCAGAAATTGCGAAACCCTTATTGCTGCCATTGTTAACAATCTCTAATCGTGAGTTTAAAGATAAGTTTGGTTATGTGTCCGGATCGTGGCGAGGCAAAAAACCGATTCAGCGAAATGCTATTTTGGCGTTAGCACATTTTAAAGAAACAGCTGCTATACCTGTTTTGATTCAATTGCTCGACAGTGATGAGAGACCCGTTATTCGAGGAACTGCAGCATGGGCAATTGGCAAAATCGGAACATCCGAAGGGTTAGTTGCTTTACAACAAGCAGAGGAAAATGAAAAAGATAGAGAAGTACAAGAAGAAATTCAAAAAGGATTGGCATTTTTTGCTGAAAGATCGAAAGGATAA
- a CDS encoding aldo/keto reductase, giving the protein MDLTINSTKQLHNGVEMPRFGLGVYKMTDKEAAVEAMIAAIGEGYKAIDTATIYDNEAEVGEAVRNSGVEREDLFITSKVWNTDQGYDETLRAFEASLKRLDFDYLDLYLTHWAIEGKYVDTYRAIQRLYDEKLVRSIGVSNHHEHHLEKILATANTKPMVNQIELHPQLTQVPLRNFCEENDIAITSWSPLARGRLLEDPVISEIAKQHNKSIAQVIIRWHLQSGLIVIPKSVKPSRIQENAHVFDFSLSQEEMKMIDELNQDWRSGTNPDDIKV; this is encoded by the coding sequence ATGGACCTAACAATCAATTCAACAAAACAATTACATAATGGAGTCGAAATGCCGCGCTTTGGATTAGGTGTCTACAAAATGACTGACAAAGAAGCCGCAGTAGAAGCGATGATTGCAGCTATCGGAGAAGGTTATAAAGCAATTGATACCGCGACAATTTACGATAACGAAGCCGAAGTAGGAGAGGCCGTTCGAAATTCTGGTGTAGAGCGCGAAGACTTATTTATCACGTCAAAAGTTTGGAATACCGATCAAGGTTATGACGAAACATTGAGAGCATTTGAAGCATCATTAAAGCGTCTTGACTTTGATTATTTAGACCTTTATTTGACACATTGGGCAATCGAAGGGAAGTATGTCGATACGTATCGCGCGATACAACGACTTTATGATGAAAAACTAGTTCGTTCAATCGGAGTCTCAAATCACCATGAGCATCATCTAGAGAAAATTTTAGCAACGGCTAATACAAAACCAATGGTCAATCAAATTGAGTTGCATCCACAATTAACGCAAGTTCCGTTACGTAATTTTTGTGAGGAAAATGACATTGCTATTACTTCATGGTCACCACTTGCAAGAGGTCGTCTATTAGAAGACCCAGTGATATCAGAAATTGCCAAACAACACAATAAATCAATTGCACAAGTGATTATTCGTTGGCATTTACAAAGTGGTTTAATTGTTATTCCAAAATCTGTAAAACCTTCACGTATTCAAGAAAATGCGCACGTATTTGATTTTTCATTATCGCAAGAAGAAATGAAAATGATTGATGAGTTAAACCAAGATTGGCGAAGCGGAACAAATCCGGATGACATTAAGGTATAA
- a CDS encoding NCS2 family permease: protein MFHLKENNTTIKTEITAGMTTFLTMAYIVIVNPVILGAAGVPFDQVFLATIIAAVIGTLWMALAANYPIAIAPGMGLNAYFTSMVLGSGGAIDYVTAFAAVFVAGLIFILLSLTSLRKVLIQAIPENLKHAITAGIGLFIAFIGMRLSGLIVANDANLVGLGDLTSPLVALTLLGLLITVIFMSLNIHGGIFYGMIITGIVAFFTGQLKFDAGLIKLPSLPEGILIWNPVEAIQLVIEFGLYGVVFSFLLVTLFDTTGTMIGVAKQAGLMKDNKMPRMRQALLADSIAATAGAMVGTSPTSAYVESSAGVAAGGRTGLTSLTVAILFIVAAFFGPLVGSLSSVAAITAPALIIVGSLMIDSVKHIEWEKFDEAFPAFLIVLAMPLTSSIATGIAFGFISYPLMKVFKGQGKSVHPILYIFAILFTIQLLIAPH, encoded by the coding sequence ATGTTTCATTTAAAAGAAAATAATACTACGATAAAGACGGAAATCACTGCTGGTATGACGACTTTTCTGACGATGGCTTATATCGTCATCGTCAATCCTGTCATTTTAGGTGCAGCGGGCGTACCATTTGATCAAGTTTTTTTAGCAACGATTATCGCCGCTGTAATCGGAACTTTATGGATGGCGTTAGCTGCCAATTACCCTATCGCCATTGCACCTGGTATGGGTTTAAATGCTTATTTCACTTCAATGGTACTCGGTTCAGGTGGTGCAATCGACTATGTAACTGCCTTTGCAGCAGTTTTTGTTGCGGGCCTCATTTTCATCCTATTGTCGTTAACTTCTTTAAGAAAAGTGTTAATCCAAGCCATTCCTGAAAACTTAAAACATGCAATCACAGCAGGAATTGGTCTATTTATCGCTTTTATCGGTATGAGACTGAGCGGTTTAATAGTTGCTAATGATGCTAACTTGGTTGGATTAGGTGATTTAACGTCCCCGTTAGTCGCATTAACACTACTCGGCTTACTAATTACCGTAATCTTTATGTCCTTAAATATTCACGGCGGTATTTTTTACGGCATGATTATTACCGGAATAGTTGCCTTTTTTACAGGTCAATTAAAATTTGATGCTGGATTAATAAAGCTTCCTTCTTTACCGGAAGGAATCCTTATTTGGAATCCTGTAGAGGCCATTCAATTAGTTATTGAGTTCGGCCTATACGGTGTCGTTTTCTCATTTCTACTCGTTACGTTATTTGACACCACAGGTACGATGATCGGAGTTGCTAAGCAAGCAGGTCTCATGAAAGACAATAAAATGCCAAGAATGCGCCAAGCTTTGTTAGCCGATTCAATCGCAGCTACAGCTGGTGCAATGGTTGGTACAAGCCCAACTTCTGCTTATGTTGAATCTTCTGCAGGTGTTGCAGCTGGTGGGCGCACAGGTTTGACAAGTTTAACAGTCGCTATATTGTTTATTGTCGCAGCATTTTTCGGACCTTTAGTTGGCTCTTTATCAAGTGTCGCCGCTATCACAGCACCCGCTTTAATCATTGTTGGTAGTTTAATGATCGACTCTGTTAAACACATTGAATGGGAAAAATTCGACGAAGCGTTTCCTGCATTTCTGATTGTCCTTGCGATGCCTTTAACATCGAGTATTGCAACGGGCATCGCTTTCGGATTTATATCTTATCCGTTGATGAAAGTTTTCAAAGGACAAGGAAAATCAGTGCATCCTATTCTTTATATCTTTGCCATTTTGTTTACCATTCAACTATTGATTGCTCCTCATTGA
- a CDS encoding phospho-sugar mutase produces MSWKERIQRWLDHTSLDEETRQSLNVLKEDEKTAEDAFYQDLVFGTGGMRGEIGPGTNRMNVYTVRKASQGIADYIKENGELAMSRGMVIAYDSRRMSPEFAEEAARTFAVNGIHTYLYSGPRTTPQLSFSVRYLNAFMGIVITASHNPPEYNGYKVYGEDGAQLNLEDADRVIDYVGRVEDELSIVNNQFDNSLLVRIDEKLDEAYLSNALTVQEHSASPIQAVFTPLHGASGATVKRLLDKAGYDQITYVTEQMQPDGEFPTVTSPNPEEGSAFELAKEYGKKSGADLLIAVDPDGDRVGIAVWSGSHYELLSGNQTGAILIEYLLSQKQQKGTLPENGRIFKTIVTSEFGRVVAESYGVSSEDVLTGFKFIGEKLKHNDENPKFKFLFGYEESYGYLIRDFARDKDAVQSVLLLVEAAAFYKKQGKNLHDVLIELYNKFGWYRESLVSITKKGIDGAREISALLENLRKQPVEAIAGIPVVSIEDYETQNRSFVALGTNEKIELPQSNVIKYFLEDGSWVCVRPSGTEPKVKYYFGITAETQQESDEKMELLKESFVEEVNNR; encoded by the coding sequence ATGTCATGGAAAGAACGTATTCAACGTTGGTTAGACCATACATCTCTTGATGAAGAAACACGTCAATCTTTGAATGTTTTAAAAGAAGATGAAAAAACAGCAGAAGATGCCTTTTATCAAGACTTAGTTTTCGGTACTGGAGGAATGCGTGGTGAAATTGGACCTGGTACAAACCGAATGAATGTTTATACGGTCCGAAAAGCTTCGCAAGGAATCGCTGATTACATAAAAGAAAATGGAGAACTGGCAATGTCTCGCGGGATGGTTATTGCTTATGACAGTCGCCGTATGTCTCCAGAGTTTGCAGAAGAAGCAGCACGAACCTTTGCAGTAAATGGCATTCACACGTATTTATATAGTGGGCCTCGAACAACGCCACAGTTGTCGTTTAGTGTTCGTTATTTAAATGCATTTATGGGAATTGTTATTACCGCAAGTCACAATCCACCGGAATACAATGGCTATAAAGTATACGGTGAAGATGGTGCTCAATTAAATCTTGAAGATGCAGATCGTGTTATTGACTATGTAGGCCGTGTTGAAGATGAATTATCTATTGTGAACAATCAATTCGACAATTCATTACTTGTTCGAATTGATGAAAAATTAGATGAAGCCTATCTTAGCAATGCATTAACAGTGCAAGAACATTCAGCAAGTCCGATTCAAGCCGTCTTTACACCACTTCATGGTGCATCGGGTGCAACGGTCAAACGCCTACTCGACAAAGCAGGTTATGACCAAATTACTTATGTAACAGAACAAATGCAACCAGATGGAGAATTCCCAACGGTCACTTCTCCAAATCCCGAAGAAGGTTCTGCCTTTGAATTAGCCAAAGAATATGGCAAGAAATCAGGAGCAGACTTGCTGATTGCAGTTGATCCGGATGGAGACCGCGTTGGAATTGCTGTTTGGAGTGGTAGCCATTATGAATTATTGAGTGGAAACCAAACTGGCGCTATTTTAATCGAGTACTTATTAAGCCAAAAACAACAAAAAGGTACACTTCCTGAAAACGGTCGTATTTTTAAAACCATCGTTACGTCGGAATTTGGTCGCGTCGTCGCAGAGTCTTACGGCGTAAGTTCTGAGGATGTTTTAACCGGCTTTAAATTTATTGGGGAAAAATTAAAACATAATGATGAGAATCCAAAATTCAAGTTTTTATTCGGCTATGAAGAAAGTTACGGCTATTTGATCCGTGATTTCGCACGGGATAAAGACGCAGTACAATCCGTGTTACTGCTTGTTGAAGCTGCAGCGTTTTACAAAAAGCAAGGTAAAAATCTGCATGACGTCTTAATCGAATTGTATAATAAATTCGGATGGTACCGTGAATCACTCGTATCTATTACAAAAAAAGGCATCGATGGAGCACGCGAAATTTCCGCATTGCTTGAAAACTTGCGTAAACAGCCAGTAGAAGCAATTGCTGGAATTCCAGTTGTTTCTATAGAAGATTATGAAACACAAAACCGCAGCTTTGTTGCGTTAGGCACTAATGAAAAAATCGAATTACCTCAATCTAACGTAATCAAGTATTTCTTAGAAGATGGCTCGTGGGTTTGTGTACGTCCAAGTGGTACGGAACCGAAAGTAAAATATTATTTCGGTATTACTGCCGAAACGCAACAAGAAAGCGATGAAAAAATGGAGTTGCTGAAAGAATCATTTGTCGAAGAAGTCAATAATCGTTAA
- a CDS encoding thioredoxin family protein, which produces MKKLLIIAGIVVIVFVGIILLTNQANDEKLANNPYDTEDLNQATIDQLDDENYQNIVLPADLEKEIASGEPTTVYFYSPLCSYCQQTTPILMPVAEDMDVDVLQYNLLEYEEEAAPYQIEATPTLVHYEDGKEVSRWVGAQPKENIELFFNDVVKK; this is translated from the coding sequence ATGAAGAAATTATTAATCATCGCTGGAATCGTCGTAATCGTTTTCGTCGGAATTATTTTATTAACTAACCAAGCAAACGATGAAAAATTGGCGAATAATCCTTATGATACAGAAGATTTGAACCAAGCAACTATTGATCAACTAGATGACGAGAATTATCAAAACATTGTCTTACCAGCGGACTTAGAAAAAGAAATTGCAAGCGGCGAGCCGACAACTGTGTATTTTTACAGCCCATTATGTAGCTATTGCCAGCAAACGACGCCTATTTTAATGCCAGTGGCAGAAGACATGGATGTAGACGTTTTGCAGTATAATCTGTTAGAGTATGAAGAAGAAGCTGCACCATACCAGATTGAAGCAACGCCAACTTTGGTTCATTATGAAGATGGTAAAGAAGTTTCGCGTTGGGTCGGCGCACAGCCGAAAGAAAATATTGAACTATTTTTCAATGATGTAGTTAAAAAATAA
- a CDS encoding GAF domain-containing sensor histidine kinase, with protein MDMSRMLDGAIRKLLSGSTFETAWIFFINEKGKHQLVAHANLPTALEDNDCRHLQKGGCWCVKRYHDGDLEKASNIIACQRIENAMPENTRPEGNITHHATVPLQSGEEKFGLLNIAAPDTIGFSKDELALLESVAFQIGSAIKRIGLTKQEQELALVKERNRLARDLHDSVNQLLFSVTLTARGGVEMSEDVAVQSTFRDIQHLTQEALNEMRALIWQLRPKGLESGLLEAIKGYGEMLGITVETKVTGVIQLPSRIEETLFRIAQESLNNVRKHAGVNKVELYLSVTATDVLLVLKDEGRGFAFDLSINLPSIGIQSIQDRAKAEGGTADWSSEIGKGTEILVRIPY; from the coding sequence ATGGATATGTCTCGTATGCTTGATGGGGCTATACGAAAATTACTAAGTGGCTCTACTTTTGAAACGGCTTGGATTTTCTTTATTAATGAAAAAGGAAAACATCAATTGGTGGCGCATGCAAATTTGCCAACAGCGTTGGAAGATAATGATTGTCGACATTTGCAAAAAGGTGGGTGCTGGTGCGTCAAACGTTACCATGACGGTGATCTTGAAAAGGCATCCAATATTATCGCGTGCCAACGAATTGAAAATGCTATGCCAGAAAATACACGTCCTGAAGGCAATATCACACATCATGCGACAGTACCTTTACAATCAGGTGAAGAAAAGTTCGGGCTATTGAATATTGCAGCACCAGATACCATCGGTTTTTCAAAAGATGAACTGGCTTTATTGGAGTCGGTCGCTTTTCAAATCGGTTCGGCGATCAAGCGAATTGGTTTAACTAAGCAAGAACAAGAATTGGCACTAGTAAAAGAGCGCAACCGACTAGCGAGAGATCTTCATGACTCGGTCAATCAATTGCTGTTTTCTGTAACCTTGACTGCACGTGGCGGAGTTGAGATGTCTGAAGATGTGGCTGTTCAAAGTACGTTTCGTGATATTCAACATTTAACGCAGGAAGCTTTAAATGAAATGAGGGCATTGATTTGGCAGTTGCGTCCAAAAGGACTTGAAAGTGGCTTGCTTGAGGCGATTAAAGGATACGGAGAAATGCTTGGGATAACAGTAGAAACAAAAGTGACGGGAGTAATTCAATTGCCTTCTCGTATTGAAGAAACCCTATTTCGTATTGCACAAGAGTCTTTAAACAATGTTCGCAAACATGCAGGTGTCAACAAAGTTGAGTTGTATTTATCAGTGACAGCAACCGATGTATTATTGGTTTTAAAAGATGAAGGTCGGGGATTTGCATTTGATCTTAGTATAAATTTGCCTTCTATCGGAATTCAAAGTATACAAGACCGAGCAAAAGCAGAAGGTGGTACAGCTGATTGGTCGAGTGAAATTGGCAAAGGAACAGAAATTTTAGTGCGGATTCCGTATTGA
- a CDS encoding RluA family pseudouridine synthase has translation MTWSYEIKDEGMTVEELLRTEWGLGKKVVHQMRMAKSVKNDKFQEVIWKEPLPKGTVLQFDLPPADSPYEPKHDVELPVLFEDDHFIVARKPKGMATHPNEVGQTDTFINAVLGHIIRNGGSYGEHVHRLDQGTSGLLMVAKHPVAKNVLDRMLEQKQLVRDYEAVVKGKVHNKSGTIDFAIGRDRHHPTRRMVSQTGQSAVTHYRVLKLMEGKSLLHLTLETGRTHQIRTHLSHIGHPIVGDTLYDGPPTQDGAYHLHAFRMSFIHPFTNEKVVVEDTAR, from the coding sequence ATGACGTGGAGTTACGAAATTAAAGACGAAGGTATGACCGTAGAAGAATTACTAAGAACTGAATGGGGCCTTGGAAAAAAAGTAGTTCACCAAATGCGTATGGCCAAAAGCGTAAAAAATGACAAATTCCAAGAAGTCATTTGGAAAGAACCATTGCCAAAAGGAACTGTCTTGCAATTTGACTTGCCACCCGCAGATTCACCTTACGAACCTAAACACGATGTCGAGCTACCGGTACTTTTTGAAGACGATCATTTTATCGTGGCTCGTAAACCAAAAGGTATGGCGACACACCCGAACGAAGTCGGCCAAACAGATACGTTTATCAATGCCGTTCTTGGCCACATTATCCGCAATGGTGGATCATATGGCGAGCATGTACACCGCTTAGATCAAGGAACTTCTGGTTTATTGATGGTTGCTAAACACCCTGTTGCAAAAAATGTATTGGATCGCATGTTAGAACAAAAACAATTGGTTCGTGATTATGAAGCTGTCGTTAAAGGTAAAGTTCATAATAAATCTGGCACAATTGATTTTGCAATTGGCCGCGATCGTCATCACCCGACACGTCGCATGGTTTCACAAACGGGCCAAAGCGCTGTCACGCATTACCGCGTGTTAAAGTTAATGGAAGGCAAATCTTTGCTTCACTTAACACTTGAAACAGGTCGCACTCACCAAATTCGTACACATCTTTCTCATATCGGACACCCGATTGTTGGAGACACATTATACGATGGACCGCCTACACAAGATGGTGCCTATCACTTACATGCATTCCGTATGTCATTCATCCACCCGTTCACTAATGAAAAAGTAGTGGTTGAAGATACTGCAAGATAA
- a CDS encoding disulfide oxidoreductase gives MTKRQENILLSMWIVALVATAGSLYFSEIRDYAPCELCWIQRIFMYPLVIVLGIAFVQKNVRIATTALVFSVIGGGISIYHYSLQKLDFLADAAPSCGLVPCTGEYINVFGFITIPLLALTAFILIAGMSIYLLKTLKEEK, from the coding sequence ATGACCAAACGCCAGGAAAATATTTTGCTGTCCATGTGGATTGTAGCGCTCGTTGCTACGGCAGGTTCACTTTATTTTTCTGAAATTCGCGATTATGCTCCATGTGAACTTTGCTGGATTCAACGTATTTTCATGTATCCACTAGTTATTGTTCTAGGTATCGCTTTTGTACAGAAAAATGTTCGAATTGCAACGACTGCATTGGTTTTTTCAGTTATTGGTGGCGGAATTTCCATTTACCACTATAGCTTGCAAAAGCTCGATTTTTTAGCAGATGCTGCACCTTCTTGCGGACTTGTTCCGTGCACTGGAGAATACATCAATGTCTTCGGCTTTATTACCATTCCTTTACTAGCGCTTACCGCATTTATTTTAATCGCAGGAATGAGCATTTATTTATTGAAAACCCTTAAGGAGGAAAAGTAA
- a CDS encoding carbon-nitrogen hydrolase family protein, which yields MSEQFDLSHFEKSMIIREMTYADINPILEMQRLCFPGMDPWKEEQLRSHLGVFPQGQLVAELDGTVIGSCSSLLINFDEYDDRHTWDDVTDAGYITNHNPDGYNMYGIEVMVHPEYRRMKVGQRLYEARKELARELNLKSIIIGGRIPNYHKHADEMSPREYVDSVSRHKIYDPVLTFQLMNNFQLMRINPNYLQDDVASGKYATLMEWNNVDYKPISKRHFKTSLPVRICVVQYLMRAITSFDDLANQVEYFVDVASDAHSDFVVFPEIFTTQLMSFLNEPSPSQAVRKLTEYTPQYIELFTDLAVRYNINIIGGSHFVKEEDDEIYNIAYLFRRDGSIDKQYKIHITPNERKWWGISAGDSVRVFDTDCGKIAIQICYDIEFPELARIATDMGANIIFTPFCTEDRQGYLRVRYCAQARAVENQIYTVISGTVGNLPQTENMDIQYAQSGIFAPSDFEFARDGIVGETNPNLEMVLIGDVDLEILRRQRQNGTVKQLKDRRHDVYRVEYKKD from the coding sequence GTGTCAGAACAATTTGATCTATCCCATTTTGAAAAAAGCATGATCATTCGTGAAATGACTTATGCCGATATAAACCCCATCTTGGAAATGCAGCGATTATGCTTTCCCGGTATGGATCCATGGAAAGAAGAACAATTAAGAAGCCATTTAGGCGTCTTTCCACAAGGTCAGCTCGTAGCTGAGTTAGATGGAACAGTTATTGGTTCATGTTCGAGTTTGCTTATTAACTTTGATGAATACGATGACCGCCATACATGGGACGATGTGACAGATGCTGGTTACATAACAAATCACAATCCCGATGGTTACAATATGTACGGAATTGAAGTAATGGTGCATCCAGAATATCGCCGGATGAAAGTCGGACAGCGTTTATACGAAGCCCGTAAAGAGCTAGCGCGCGAGTTAAACTTAAAATCGATTATTATTGGTGGGCGCATTCCAAATTATCATAAACATGCAGATGAAATGTCTCCACGTGAATATGTAGATTCTGTTTCCCGGCATAAGATTTACGATCCTGTTTTAACCTTCCAATTAATGAATAACTTCCAATTGATGCGCATTAACCCGAACTATTTACAGGACGATGTAGCATCAGGCAAATATGCGACCTTAATGGAATGGAACAACGTTGATTACAAACCGATTTCCAAGCGTCACTTTAAAACGAGTTTGCCGGTTCGTATTTGTGTCGTGCAGTATTTAATGCGTGCGATTACGTCATTCGATGACTTAGCTAACCAGGTAGAATATTTTGTAGATGTTGCATCAGATGCACATTCAGACTTTGTTGTATTCCCTGAAATTTTTACTACGCAGTTAATGTCGTTCTTAAACGAGCCATCACCAAGTCAAGCTGTTCGTAAACTAACAGAGTATACACCACAATATATCGAGTTGTTTACTGACTTAGCAGTTCGCTATAATATCAATATTATCGGCGGTTCTCATTTTGTTAAAGAAGAAGACGATGAAATTTACAACATTGCTTATTTATTCCGTCGCGACGGTTCGATTGACAAGCAATACAAAATTCATATTACGCCAAACGAACGTAAATGGTGGGGCATTTCTGCAGGAGATTCGGTTCGCGTATTCGATACAGATTGCGGGAAAATCGCCATTCAAATTTGCTATGATATTGAATTCCCAGAACTAGCACGCATTGCGACAGATATGGGCGCCAACATTATTTTTACGCCATTCTGTACAGAAGATCGTCAAGGCTATTTACGTGTTCGTTATTGTGCACAAGCACGTGCTGTGGAAAATCAAATTTACACAGTCATTTCTGGTACGGTCGGAAACTTGCCACAAACTGAAAATATGGATATTCAATATGCTCAGTCCGGTATTTTTGCACCATCAGATTTTGAATTTGCACGTGATGGCATTGTTGGGGAAACCAATCCAAATCTGGAAATGGTGTTAATTGGCGATGTCGATTTAGAAATCTTGCGTCGTCAACGTCAAAACGGTACGGTTAAGCAATTAAAAGACCGTCGCCATGATGTTTATCGTGTAGAATACAAAAAGGACTAA